In Methylomonas sp. ZR1, one DNA window encodes the following:
- a CDS encoding DUF6678 family protein has product MRELPDAAATPLGSDRDKIIFQAKCKYFGALANDTKWNELINYFRQKPGWRPSYRSKWLNGHISEWDSEWHYHLPFPFVGVEWFDIGLHQHEFMGHLTPPRIIDHSTEIASKLSSIGFDYEVKGDVARIWGYFPKSYEDFPPQKLA; this is encoded by the coding sequence ATGCGCGAACTTCCCGACGCCGCGGCAACACCACTTGGTTCGGACCGAGACAAGATCATTTTCCAAGCTAAATGCAAGTATTTTGGCGCACTTGCCAATGATACAAAGTGGAATGAATTAATCAATTACTTTCGGCAAAAGCCGGGCTGGCGGCCTTCGTATAGAAGTAAATGGCTAAATGGTCATATCTCCGAATGGGATTCCGAGTGGCATTACCATCTACCATTTCCATTTGTTGGCGTAGAGTGGTTTGATATTGGGCTGCATCAGCATGAATTCATGGGGCATTTAACGCCGCCCAGGATTATTGATCACAGCACTGAGATTGCTTCAAAACTTTCCAGCATCGGCTTTGATTATGAGGTAAAGGGGGATGTCGCACGAATCTGGGGCTATTTTCCAAAGTCATATGAAGACTTCCCGCCCCAGAAATTGGCCTAA
- the pssA gene encoding CDP-diacylglycerol--serine O-phosphatidyltransferase, with translation MIKKQPLTRHRGIYLLPNLFTTGAMFAGFYAITSAINGRFETAAIAMFIAMVLDGLDGRVARLTNTQSEFGVQYDSLSDMVSFGVAPAIVMYLWTLSTMGQAGLFAAFVHMAGGALRLARFNTQVEVADKRYFQGLPSPAAAAILAGGLWFCVENGYDVENIKYLVLLTTITTGLLMVSNFRYSSFKEIDFKNKVPFIVAIIAMLVISFIMAQPQRMLFLLSVGYAISGPIVTLVLRKRKLQSRKS, from the coding sequence ATGATCAAGAAGCAACCGCTTACTCGTCATCGTGGCATTTACCTACTGCCCAATCTATTCACCACGGGCGCCATGTTTGCCGGGTTTTATGCAATCACCTCGGCAATTAACGGCCGTTTCGAAACAGCGGCGATTGCGATGTTCATTGCGATGGTACTGGATGGCTTGGACGGCCGCGTTGCCCGCCTGACTAACACGCAAAGCGAATTCGGCGTGCAGTACGACAGCTTGTCCGATATGGTTTCGTTTGGCGTTGCTCCGGCTATTGTCATGTATTTGTGGACTCTATCCACCATGGGCCAAGCAGGCTTGTTCGCCGCATTTGTGCATATGGCCGGTGGAGCGTTACGTTTGGCGCGTTTCAACACGCAAGTGGAAGTGGCCGACAAACGCTATTTTCAAGGCCTACCCAGCCCGGCAGCGGCGGCTATTTTGGCCGGTGGATTATGGTTCTGCGTGGAAAACGGTTATGACGTGGAAAACATCAAGTATCTGGTATTGCTCACCACCATCACTACCGGTTTGCTAATGGTCAGCAACTTCCGTTACTCCAGCTTCAAAGAAATCGATTTTAAAAACAAGGTGCCATTCATCGTTGCCATTATCGCGATGCTGGTTATCAGCTTCATAATGGCGCAACCACAGCGAATGCTGTTCCTGCTATCGGTCGGCTATGCCATATCCGGCCCTATAGTTACCTTGGTTTTGCGCAAACGTAAGCTGCAAAGCCGTAAAAGTTAG
- a CDS encoding CHAD domain-containing protein, giving the protein MKNTGGKPLLDALERHWRQYRKRLKACRQTASEDNVHELRISTRRLLALIELLHALEPQPTLLSIRKVLKKQLDGFDELRDTQVMLFEAAKTLPILPELEPFLAYMHRCEQLLLLENHSFIATLYQPKLRRKLKKAGKYFKTQTADIDLEQALPSAINNIYGLVINRYEALDPTIPASIHHLRIAVKKLRYTLLAAQCLDSTHAEMDSSLLKSQLTRMGDIQNSVIMLQTLELFFQHQIPSAVEQYYRRQQQELIDSFMTCCSEILVFRHVTQNDRNWVFESA; this is encoded by the coding sequence ATGAAAAATACCGGTGGCAAACCGTTGCTCGACGCCTTGGAAAGACACTGGCGCCAATATCGCAAACGCTTGAAAGCCTGCCGCCAAACCGCCAGCGAAGATAACGTCCACGAATTACGCATTAGCACCCGGCGCTTGTTGGCGCTGATAGAATTGCTACATGCCTTGGAGCCACAACCCACATTACTAAGCATTCGCAAAGTTTTGAAAAAGCAACTCGACGGTTTCGACGAATTGCGAGATACCCAGGTCATGCTGTTCGAGGCGGCCAAGACCCTGCCTATACTTCCCGAGCTAGAACCTTTTTTAGCGTACATGCATCGCTGCGAACAGCTTTTACTGCTGGAAAACCATTCATTTATTGCCACCCTGTATCAACCGAAACTGCGTCGCAAGTTGAAAAAAGCCGGTAAATACTTCAAAACTCAAACAGCCGACATCGATCTTGAACAGGCATTGCCAAGCGCCATTAACAATATTTATGGCCTAGTGATAAATCGTTATGAAGCACTGGATCCCACCATACCTGCCAGCATTCATCATCTGCGCATCGCTGTTAAAAAATTGCGCTATACGCTTTTAGCAGCGCAATGCCTTGATTCCACTCACGCTGAAATGGACTCAAGCCTGTTGAAAAGCCAGTTAACTCGCATGGGTGACATTCAAAACTCTGTGATCATGTTGCAAACCCTTGAGCTATTTTTTCAACATCAGATACCGAGCGCAGTAGAGCAGTACTATCGACGACAACAACAAGAGTTGATCGACTCATTTATGACCTGTTGCTCGGAGATTTTGGTGTTTCGGCATGTGACCCAAAACGACAGAAACTGGGTTTTTGAATCCGCGTAG
- a CDS encoding glycosyltransferase family 2 protein translates to MSCLVTVIIPTHNRPDLLDEAISSVVNQTLADWEVIVVDDCSTPPVNPAQIQEKFGTKIKVLRHPSSLGGAAAKNTGIKAASGKYIAFLDDDDLYAPTYLEKAVSTLENHPEINTLFMSVAWFGPNSKWTHESYTDAMNKILADLAGTQVAETLLEFDADRLFKALLKRVPMAFQRPVATREQVRQIGFYQEDCLLWDCDWALRAALNGRCGLVTEGLYLQRSAGQGYSSQPRRRMDHSLSNLEIKKQLIKRNVRPDLAKLIRLNYIQSAQDLSWEYINQNQGLLAVKTMLTSFQYGIHFLQIKFLAHALYSCGLSLFSKIQR, encoded by the coding sequence ATGAGCTGCCTAGTTACCGTCATCATACCCACTCACAACCGCCCCGACCTTTTGGACGAAGCCATAAGCAGCGTAGTCAATCAAACCTTGGCGGATTGGGAAGTCATTGTCGTTGACGATTGCTCAACCCCTCCGGTAAACCCCGCTCAGATCCAGGAAAAGTTCGGAACGAAGATTAAAGTTTTGCGGCACCCAAGCTCTTTGGGGGGAGCCGCAGCGAAAAACACCGGCATCAAAGCCGCTTCTGGCAAATACATTGCGTTTCTGGACGACGACGACCTTTACGCACCGACTTATTTAGAAAAAGCTGTTTCAACTTTAGAAAACCATCCAGAAATTAACACGCTGTTCATGAGCGTCGCTTGGTTTGGTCCAAATTCAAAATGGACGCACGAATCCTACACTGACGCCATGAACAAAATATTGGCAGATCTGGCTGGAACGCAAGTGGCGGAAACCCTACTGGAATTTGACGCAGACCGTCTATTCAAAGCTTTGCTAAAAAGGGTCCCTATGGCGTTTCAACGACCAGTGGCAACCAGGGAACAGGTTAGGCAAATCGGCTTTTACCAGGAAGACTGCCTACTTTGGGATTGCGATTGGGCTTTGCGCGCTGCGCTGAATGGCCGATGCGGATTAGTGACAGAAGGCTTGTACCTGCAACGTAGCGCGGGCCAGGGATACTCGTCTCAGCCTCGCCGCCGGATGGATCACTCCTTATCCAATCTGGAAATAAAAAAACAACTGATTAAGCGAAATGTCAGGCCTGATCTAGCCAAGCTGATCAGGCTCAACTACATCCAATCCGCCCAAGATTTGAGTTGGGAATACATCAATCAAAACCAAGGCTTGCTAGCAGTCAAAACCATGCTGACCAGTTTCCAATACGGCATTCACTTTCTGCAGATTAAGTTTTTAGCGCACGCTCTTTATAGCTGCGGATTGAGTTTATTTTCTAAAATACAACGATAG
- a CDS encoding 2-isopropylmalate synthase yields MKDKLIIFDTTLRDGEQSPGASMTRDEKVRIARALERMKVDVIEAGFPAASQGDFEAVQAVADAIKDSTVCGLARALDKDIDRAGEALKGANSSRIHTFIATSPIHMQKKLNMQPDQVIEYAVRAVKRARQYTDNVEFSPEDAGRSEEDFLCRILEAVIDAGATTLNIPDTVGYSMPQQFGATIANLIKRIPNSDKAIFSVHCHNDLGLAVANSLSAVMNGARQVECTINGLGERAGNASLEEVVMAVRTRQDFFGCDTGLDAREIVTCSKLVSSITGFPVQPNKAIVGANAFAHESGIHQDGVLKNRETYEIMRAEDVGWTTNRMVLGKHSGRNAFKTRMAELGVDFAGEADLNDAFFRFKQLADKKHDIFDEDLQALISEQGFEAEDEHIKLVALKVCSETGEVPNATVTIRVDGKEVTGSGQGGGAVDASLKAIESLVKTGATLALYSVNNITTGTDAQGEVTVRLENAGRIVNGSGADTDIVIASAKAYINAVNKLQTPDQRQHPQKGDV; encoded by the coding sequence ATGAAAGATAAATTAATTATATTCGACACAACTTTGCGCGATGGTGAGCAAAGCCCAGGCGCATCAATGACCCGCGATGAAAAAGTCCGCATTGCCCGAGCTCTGGAGCGCATGAAAGTCGACGTCATCGAAGCCGGCTTTCCAGCCGCCAGCCAAGGCGATTTCGAAGCGGTGCAAGCAGTGGCGGATGCGATCAAAGACAGCACAGTTTGCGGCTTGGCGCGGGCGCTGGACAAAGACATCGACCGGGCTGGCGAAGCCTTGAAAGGCGCAAACAGCTCGCGCATCCATACCTTTATCGCGACTTCGCCGATCCATATGCAAAAGAAGTTGAATATGCAGCCGGATCAGGTCATCGAATACGCAGTTCGGGCAGTAAAGCGCGCCCGCCAGTACACCGATAACGTCGAATTCTCCCCGGAAGATGCCGGCCGTTCGGAAGAAGATTTCTTGTGCCGAATCCTGGAAGCTGTGATCGATGCCGGAGCGACGACACTTAATATCCCGGATACGGTCGGCTATAGCATGCCTCAGCAGTTCGGTGCGACTATCGCCAATTTGATCAAGCGCATCCCCAATTCCGACAAGGCTATCTTCTCAGTACATTGCCACAATGATTTGGGCTTGGCGGTTGCCAACTCCTTGTCGGCGGTGATGAACGGCGCGCGGCAGGTAGAATGCACGATCAACGGTTTGGGCGAACGCGCGGGCAATGCCTCTTTGGAGGAAGTGGTGATGGCGGTGCGCACCCGCCAGGATTTCTTCGGCTGCGATACCGGCTTGGATGCACGCGAGATTGTCACATGCTCGAAACTGGTGTCATCCATCACCGGCTTTCCGGTGCAGCCTAACAAGGCCATCGTCGGCGCCAATGCTTTTGCCCACGAATCCGGCATTCATCAAGACGGCGTATTGAAAAACCGCGAGACTTACGAAATTATGCGCGCCGAGGATGTGGGCTGGACCACCAACCGCATGGTTTTAGGCAAACATTCCGGCCGCAACGCCTTCAAAACCCGAATGGCAGAGCTGGGCGTGGACTTTGCCGGCGAAGCCGATTTGAACGATGCTTTTTTCCGCTTCAAACAATTGGCCGACAAAAAGCACGATATTTTCGACGAAGACTTGCAGGCCTTAATTTCCGAGCAAGGCTTCGAAGCTGAAGACGAACATATCAAACTAGTAGCCTTAAAAGTCTGTTCCGAAACCGGCGAAGTCCCTAACGCCACCGTCACGATACGTGTCGATGGCAAGGAAGTCACCGGCAGCGGGCAAGGCGGTGGCGCAGTGGATGCCAGCTTGAAAGCGATAGAAAGCCTGGTGAAAACCGGCGCGACTTTGGCGTTGTACTCGGTTAACAACATCACCACCGGCACGGATGCTCAGGGTGAAGTAACCGTCCGACTGGAAAATGCCGGCCGTATCGTTAACGGCTCCGGCGCCGACACCGACATCGTAATCGCCTCGGCCAAGGCTTACATTAACGCGGTTAACAAACTGCAAACGCCCGACCAACGTCAGCATCCGCAAAAAGGCGATGTCTGA
- a CDS encoding uracil-DNA glycosylase, with the protein MDNATRLQYMEAMGIDVWTLRRLPIAVPQAAVHCESRIEHVVPATPFAAHEVEPSEQTVSSVIETVNIELPRRSASPSSHANDQIWRDLQLEVSLCQACSLCKTRTQTVFGVGNKQASWMLIGEAPGQNEDLQGEPFVGKAGQLLTEMLRAIGLKREEVYIANILKCRPPNNRDPQAEEVAACNRFLQQQIELIQPKIILAVGRIAAQSLLTTQQPLAKLRGVQHQLHDIPLIVIHHPAYLLRSLLEKAKAWSDLQFALSVYQKLEK; encoded by the coding sequence ATGGATAACGCGACCCGCTTGCAGTACATGGAGGCGATGGGCATTGACGTCTGGACACTTAGGCGTCTACCCATCGCAGTTCCGCAAGCGGCCGTTCATTGTGAAAGTCGAATCGAACACGTAGTACCGGCTACCCCCTTTGCAGCCCACGAAGTTGAGCCTTCCGAGCAAACGGTATCAAGCGTCATCGAAACCGTTAATATCGAGCTTCCGCGACGTTCTGCTTCGCCGTCGTCACACGCCAATGATCAAATATGGAGAGACCTACAACTCGAGGTTTCTTTGTGCCAAGCCTGCTCGCTGTGTAAAACCCGCACCCAAACCGTATTCGGTGTCGGTAATAAACAGGCAAGCTGGATGTTGATTGGTGAGGCGCCTGGGCAAAATGAAGATTTACAAGGCGAACCGTTCGTCGGCAAAGCCGGCCAATTATTAACCGAAATGTTGCGGGCGATAGGTTTAAAGCGGGAAGAAGTCTATATAGCCAATATATTGAAATGCCGGCCGCCGAATAACCGTGATCCGCAAGCCGAAGAAGTCGCCGCCTGCAATCGCTTTCTGCAGCAGCAAATCGAATTGATACAACCGAAAATAATTTTGGCGGTAGGCCGGATTGCTGCGCAAAGCTTGCTAACCACCCAACAACCTCTGGCAAAATTACGCGGCGTTCAACACCAATTACACGATATTCCGCTGATTGTCATTCATCACCCGGCTTACCTATTGCGCTCGCTACTGGAAAAGGCAAAGGCCTGGAGCGACTTGCAGTTTGCGCTGTCGGTCTATCAAAAACTAGAAAAATAA
- the rimI gene encoding ribosomal protein S18-alanine N-acetyltransferase codes for MWKLLHKLKDAVIYDADREFYAKVFPDSVDSKDLMRMRKMDHADLTSVLKIEELNYEFPWSEGIFKDCFRTMTYTSWVCEAPDDNIVGYCIINVAAGEAHIMNISVNPIFQRQGAGRKMLEHLIEYARPRAEKIFLEVRPSNPGAINLYRKTGFREIGTRKNYYPAKNGREDAIMFELDLVPML; via the coding sequence ATGTGGAAACTGTTACATAAACTGAAAGATGCAGTGATTTACGACGCGGACCGCGAGTTTTACGCCAAGGTGTTTCCAGACTCGGTAGATAGCAAAGACTTAATGCGGATGCGCAAAATGGATCATGCTGATTTAACCAGCGTCTTGAAGATAGAAGAGTTAAATTACGAATTTCCGTGGTCGGAAGGGATATTTAAAGATTGTTTCCGCACCATGACTTACACCAGTTGGGTGTGCGAGGCGCCAGATGACAACATAGTAGGCTATTGCATCATCAATGTAGCCGCTGGCGAAGCTCACATTATGAACATCAGCGTCAACCCCATCTTTCAACGCCAGGGAGCCGGCCGCAAAATGTTGGAACACTTAATCGAATACGCCCGGCCCCGCGCTGAGAAAATATTCCTTGAGGTGCGCCCCAGTAATCCTGGAGCCATCAATTTGTATCGAAAAACCGGTTTTCGCGAAATCGGCACCCGTAAGAATTATTATCCAGCCAAAAACGGTCGCGAGGACGCGATTATGTTTGAGTTGGACCTGGTGCCTATGCTCTAG
- a CDS encoding alkaline phosphatase — protein sequence MILKHCKSSILISTLTLASGASHAEPVLETPAFWLESGQNRIKAAEQLESNRAFAKNVILFIGDGMGISTITAARILEGQRKPGNRGGEENSLSFEAAPYVALSKTYSANQQTPDSAPTMSAIITGVKTNDGELSVGMQVARQEKSAEVVNTYKVKTLLEQAEEKSLSTGVVSTARVTHATPAACYAHTSERDWESDAQIPAGATVRDIAKQLLGFEYGNGLEVALGGGRSMFLPETTPDPEDSDKFGSRKDGVDLTQRWLAQYPQSAYVYNKAGFDAIDSKQTEHLLGLFERSHMEYEHDRFGDKGGEPSLTEMTEKAIDILSKNKNGYVLMVEAGRIDHAHHAGNAYRALTETIELSNAVRKALEKTNPQDTLIIVTADHSHTFTIAGYPQRGNPIMGLVKQTGETGFAKDSNGLPYATLGYANGPGYRGKNGRPDLSAVDTAHPDFLQEAVVPLGSETHGAEDVAIFAFGPKAHLFHGVQEQSYIYQVMAHALKFKAGR from the coding sequence ATGATCCTCAAGCACTGTAAATCCTCAATCCTGATTAGCACACTGACCTTGGCTTCCGGAGCATCCCACGCTGAACCAGTTTTAGAAACGCCGGCATTCTGGTTGGAATCTGGGCAAAACCGTATCAAGGCGGCTGAGCAACTGGAATCTAATCGAGCATTCGCCAAAAACGTCATTCTGTTCATTGGTGACGGTATGGGCATCTCGACTATTACCGCCGCGCGTATTCTGGAGGGGCAGCGCAAACCCGGCAATCGCGGTGGCGAGGAGAATTCGCTGAGTTTCGAAGCCGCGCCGTATGTGGCGCTATCGAAAACCTATAGCGCCAATCAGCAAACTCCGGATTCTGCGCCGACCATGTCAGCGATTATTACCGGTGTGAAAACCAATGATGGCGAATTGTCTGTAGGCATGCAGGTGGCTCGCCAGGAAAAGAGTGCAGAGGTCGTCAATACCTATAAGGTGAAAACCTTGCTAGAGCAAGCAGAGGAAAAAAGCCTATCAACTGGCGTGGTCTCTACTGCCCGAGTTACGCATGCCACGCCGGCTGCTTGTTACGCCCACACCTCTGAACGCGATTGGGAGTCCGATGCGCAAATTCCTGCGGGCGCCACCGTTCGCGATATTGCCAAACAATTACTGGGTTTCGAATACGGCAATGGCCTGGAAGTGGCGTTGGGGGGCGGGCGTAGCATGTTTTTGCCCGAAACGACGCCGGATCCGGAAGATAGTGACAAGTTTGGTAGCCGCAAAGACGGTGTTGATTTGACTCAGCGTTGGCTAGCCCAATATCCGCAATCGGCTTACGTTTATAACAAAGCCGGCTTCGACGCCATAGACTCCAAGCAAACCGAGCATTTGCTGGGGCTGTTCGAGCGTTCGCATATGGAATACGAGCATGATCGGTTTGGTGACAAAGGTGGCGAGCCGTCTTTGACCGAGATGACCGAAAAAGCCATAGATATATTGTCGAAAAATAAAAATGGATATGTGCTGATGGTGGAGGCGGGCCGTATCGATCACGCCCATCACGCCGGTAATGCCTATAGAGCCTTGACGGAAACCATCGAGCTATCTAATGCGGTACGCAAGGCGTTGGAAAAAACCAATCCTCAGGATACGTTAATCATAGTTACCGCCGACCATAGCCATACCTTTACCATCGCCGGCTATCCGCAACGCGGTAATCCTATTATGGGCTTGGTAAAACAAACCGGCGAAACCGGTTTTGCCAAGGACAGTAACGGATTGCCTTACGCGACGTTGGGATACGCCAACGGTCCGGGTTATCGAGGTAAAAACGGTCGCCCGGATCTAAGCGCTGTCGATACCGCACATCCCGATTTTTTGCAGGAAGCCGTTGTACCGCTAGGCAGCGAAACGCACGGCGCCGAAGATGTGGCGATTTTCGCCTTCGGCCCCAAAGCGCATTTATTTCATGGCGTACAAGAGCAAAGTTACATCTATCAAGTGATGGCGCATGCCTTGAAGTTTAAAGCCGGGCGGTAA
- the lnt gene encoding apolipoprotein N-acyltransferase has product MPIPSNKHSRVMKRILNCKWELAAPVFGALLTMAFAPYSYAYAAIGALAFIYWVWQRQAPNRAALSGYLFGLGLFGSGIWWTYISIHDFGGGDPYSSIALTALLVAVWALFPALTGWFIAKASICSGVWLRIIVAAIAWVAVEYFRGYWLLNGFPWLQIAYSQLSTPLAGYAPLAGVYGVGFLLVVSAFSLVELVRGKLPALPGLLVLGVIWVGGGYLQTVAWTQAVGAPIKVTLVQGNIGQDQKWQKNQKLNTLRLYQELTEQHWDSDVIIWPETSIPAFLSQVKEFYIDPLQAASQAHGVDLVVGLPSSGQGKDYYNSVMTLGEKQALYHKNHLLPFGEYLPLQPLSGWVLDKLQIPLGDFAAGGDRQTLLTAGGHAFVTTICYEDAFGELVARQVADAAYIVNMTNDAWFGDSSQPHQHMQMAQMRALETGRYLVRATNTGVTGFVGPDGALRKQAPLFTTTTLTDYIVPMRGLTPYVILGDKGFFGVLAVLLLVTYVRHRRFDARIAKQGVEAV; this is encoded by the coding sequence ATGCCGATTCCATCGAATAAACACAGCAGAGTAATGAAGCGAATATTGAATTGTAAATGGGAACTTGCCGCACCCGTTTTTGGAGCATTGCTCACCATGGCCTTTGCGCCATACAGTTACGCTTACGCAGCAATTGGCGCTTTAGCTTTTATTTACTGGGTTTGGCAGCGGCAGGCGCCGAACAGGGCCGCTCTTAGTGGTTATTTGTTCGGTTTGGGCTTGTTCGGATCGGGGATTTGGTGGACGTATATCAGTATTCACGATTTCGGCGGCGGCGACCCGTATAGCTCGATAGCGTTGACGGCTCTGCTGGTAGCGGTTTGGGCCTTATTTCCGGCTTTGACAGGCTGGTTTATCGCCAAAGCCTCAATCTGTTCCGGGGTTTGGCTACGCATAATAGTTGCCGCTATTGCTTGGGTAGCCGTCGAGTATTTCCGCGGTTATTGGTTGTTGAACGGTTTTCCGTGGCTGCAAATCGCTTACAGTCAACTATCTACGCCGTTGGCCGGTTACGCTCCACTGGCCGGGGTTTATGGGGTCGGGTTTTTGTTGGTGGTATCGGCTTTTTCCTTAGTCGAATTAGTGCGTGGCAAATTGCCGGCTTTGCCGGGGCTGCTGGTTTTAGGGGTAATTTGGGTAGGCGGTGGCTATTTGCAAACGGTGGCGTGGACTCAAGCCGTCGGCGCGCCGATCAAGGTCACCTTGGTACAAGGCAATATCGGCCAGGATCAGAAGTGGCAGAAAAATCAGAAACTCAACACACTCAGGCTATATCAGGAACTTACCGAACAGCATTGGGATTCTGATGTAATCATCTGGCCGGAAACATCGATTCCGGCCTTTCTGTCGCAAGTAAAAGAGTTCTACATTGATCCGCTACAAGCTGCCTCGCAAGCGCATGGGGTTGACTTGGTGGTTGGGCTACCCAGTAGCGGGCAGGGTAAGGATTATTACAACAGCGTCATGACCTTAGGCGAAAAACAAGCCCTGTATCATAAAAATCACTTACTGCCATTTGGCGAATATTTACCGCTTCAGCCTTTATCGGGTTGGGTATTGGATAAATTGCAAATACCGCTGGGCGATTTCGCGGCCGGTGGCGACCGGCAAACATTGTTGACGGCGGGCGGTCATGCGTTTGTCACCACGATCTGTTATGAAGATGCCTTCGGCGAATTGGTTGCCAGGCAAGTGGCGGATGCAGCGTATATCGTCAATATGACTAACGACGCTTGGTTCGGCGATTCCTCACAGCCGCATCAACACATGCAAATGGCGCAAATGCGGGCGCTGGAAACCGGCCGCTATCTGGTTCGCGCGACCAATACCGGCGTGACCGGTTTTGTTGGTCCGGACGGGGCATTACGTAAGCAAGCGCCTTTGTTTACCACCACGACTTTAACCGATTATATAGTGCCGATGCGTGGTCTTACGCCTTACGTCATCTTGGGTGACAAAGGTTTTTTCGGGGTGTTGGCGGTGTTGCTGCTAGTGACGTATGTCAGGCATCGCAGATTCGATGCGCGTATTGCCAAACAAGGCGTTGAAGCCGTTTAG
- a CDS encoding 5'-nucleotidase, with product MDNQKLVVAVSSRALFNLDESHAIFETQGKEAFCHYQIEHENEILPPGFGFSLVKKFLDINKAFPGAPLVEIILLSQNSADTGLRIFNSINHYDLAISRAAFTSGVSPYEYIPAFGAHLFLSANGEDVRKALAAGYAAATIVSGAVANPSPQLRIAFDGDAVLFSDESERIYQQHGLAAFAANERNEAHKPLSDGPLKEFLSALHRIQTHFDQDLSPIRTALVTARAAPAHERVVRTLRAWGIRIDEALFLGGMPKGAFLKAFGADIFFDDQKGHCDSAESHQIAAAHVPHGVTNQHRP from the coding sequence ATGGATAATCAGAAACTGGTAGTTGCAGTATCGTCCAGGGCCTTATTCAATCTCGATGAATCGCATGCGATTTTCGAGACCCAGGGCAAGGAAGCCTTTTGTCATTATCAGATTGAACACGAAAATGAAATTCTGCCGCCGGGTTTCGGCTTTTCCTTGGTCAAGAAATTTTTAGATATCAACAAAGCCTTTCCCGGTGCGCCGCTGGTGGAGATTATCCTGCTGTCGCAAAATAGCGCGGATACCGGCTTGCGTATTTTTAACTCAATCAACCACTACGATTTGGCGATTAGCCGGGCGGCGTTTACCAGCGGCGTATCCCCTTACGAATATATCCCGGCCTTCGGTGCGCATTTGTTTCTATCCGCCAATGGTGAGGATGTCAGAAAGGCCTTGGCTGCGGGCTATGCCGCCGCAACCATTGTCTCCGGCGCGGTAGCCAATCCTTCTCCGCAATTGCGGATCGCTTTCGATGGTGATGCGGTGCTGTTTTCCGACGAATCCGAGCGCATTTATCAGCAACACGGTTTGGCGGCTTTTGCAGCCAACGAGCGCAACGAAGCGCATAAGCCTTTATCGGACGGGCCATTGAAAGAGTTTTTAAGTGCTTTGCACCGCATTCAAACCCATTTCGATCAAGATTTGTCGCCAATTCGCACGGCATTGGTCACCGCCCGCGCCGCGCCCGCGCACGAGCGGGTCGTCAGAACCTTGCGTGCTTGGGGAATCAGGATAGATGAAGCCTTGTTTTTAGGCGGCATGCCCAAGGGGGCGTTTTTAAAAGCGTTTGGCGCCGATATTTTCTTCGATGATCAAAAAGGCCATTGCGATTCCGCGGAGTCACATCAAATTGCAGCAGCTCACGTCCCGCATGGCGTCACAAATCAACACCGGCCTTGA